A section of the Clostridium felsineum DSM 794 genome encodes:
- a CDS encoding aspartate carbamoyltransferase regulatory subunit, with the protein MLTINSIKNGIVIDHIKAGHGIKIYNYLKLGEAEFPTALIMNAVSKKNKAKDMIKIENLMDLDLAVLGFLDPNITVNIIEDEKIKQKIQLKLPKEVKNIIRCRNPRCVTSVEGYVTHKFKLVDEKKGEYKCEYCDEIYKGIKDLEI; encoded by the coding sequence ATGCTTACAATTAATAGTATAAAAAATGGTATAGTTATAGATCACATAAAAGCAGGACATGGAATAAAGATATACAATTATTTAAAGCTTGGTGAAGCAGAATTCCCAACAGCTCTTATAATGAATGCAGTAAGTAAAAAAAATAAGGCCAAAGACATGATAAAAATAGAAAATTTAATGGATTTGGACCTTGCAGTACTTGGTTTTTTAGATCCAAATATAACTGTAAATATAATCGAAGATGAAAAAATAAAGCAAAAGATACAGCTAAAGTTGCCTAAAGAAGTTAAGAATATTATAAGATGTCGTAATCCTAGATGTGTAACTTCAGTTGAAGGATATGTTACTCATAAGTTTAAACTTGTAGATGAAAAAAAAGGTGAATACAAGTGTGAATATTGTGATGAAATATACAAAGGAATAAAGGATTTAGAAATTTAA
- a CDS encoding DUF975 family protein → MEQKKKSMTIKEIKKLSRQQLEANSKIAYLVVFVYFFIFFILSFIPIIGSIALFVFGGALLLGITTFFLRLAREEKLEIDYLFSGFKKLGSSFLLYFLEGLFIFLWSLITIIPSLILYFLMFGTGESIYNYEDNYIIKVFGLFVVFIILLIPAIIAAYRYSMAYYVLSDCPDIGAYGAIVESKKIMKGNKLKLFYLQISFIGWGILSYIPVLIVLLICSKVFGIHDSNNFIFKFVLGLTRIISSMFVLSYMQTAMANFYIDLKSGHEE, encoded by the coding sequence ATGGAACAAAAGAAAAAAAGTATGACAATAAAAGAGATTAAAAAGCTGTCAAGACAGCAACTTGAAGCAAATTCTAAAATAGCATACTTAGTGGTATTTGTATATTTTTTTATATTTTTTATATTGAGTTTTATACCGATTATTGGTTCAATAGCGCTATTTGTATTTGGTGGAGCATTACTTTTAGGAATTACCACTTTCTTTTTAAGGCTTGCTAGAGAAGAAAAATTAGAAATTGATTATTTGTTTAGTGGTTTTAAAAAGCTTGGATCCTCATTTTTACTTTATTTTCTTGAGGGGCTATTTATTTTCTTATGGAGTCTTATAACTATAATACCTTCTTTGATTTTATATTTTCTTATGTTTGGCACTGGTGAGAGTATATATAATTATGAAGACAATTATATAATTAAAGTTTTTGGATTATTTGTTGTTTTTATTATTTTGCTAATACCTGCAATAATAGCTGCATATAGATATTCTATGGCTTATTATGTGTTAAGTGATTGTCCAGATATAGGAGCCTACGGAGCTATAGTCGAAAGCAAGAAAATAATGAAGGGTAATAAATTAAAGTTATTTTATTTACAAATAAGTTTTATAGGATGGGGAATATTGAGTTATATTCCGGTATTAATAGTCTTGTTAATATGTTCCAAAGTTTTTGGAATACATGATTCGAATAATTTTATTTTTAAATTTGTTTTAGGATTGACTAGAATAATTAGTTCAATGTTTGTTCTTTCATATATGCAAACAGCTATGGCTAATTTTTATATAGATTTAAAAAGTGGACATGAAGAATAG
- a CDS encoding dihydroorotate dehydrogenase electron transfer subunit: MKEKYTVEKVYENVKVEEGIYKLSIKGKFEVKPGQFYLLRAWDIEPTLSRPISIHDVDDEKISFLYSVVGRGTEILSKLKNGDEIKITGPLGNGFDTEIISGKVAIICGGIGTAPMLYLAKTLKNSTVDFYAGFRTKSTIVDNVEKYVNKLELSTEDGSIGHKGYVTDNFKPEEYDYVLCCGPEIMMYKVVRMCEEKNVPVYISMEKKMACGIGACLVCTCKTKSGRKRTCKEGPVFLGSELILNE; encoded by the coding sequence ATGAAAGAAAAATATACTGTAGAAAAAGTGTATGAAAATGTAAAAGTAGAAGAGGGAATATATAAACTCAGTATAAAGGGAAAATTTGAAGTTAAGCCTGGGCAGTTTTACCTTTTAAGAGCATGGGATATAGAACCAACACTTTCTAGACCGATAAGTATACATGATGTAGATGATGAAAAAATATCATTTTTGTATTCTGTAGTAGGACGCGGAACTGAAATATTATCTAAATTAAAAAACGGTGATGAAATAAAAATAACTGGACCCTTAGGCAACGGTTTTGATACTGAAATTATAAGCGGAAAAGTGGCTATAATTTGTGGCGGTATAGGTACAGCACCTATGTTATATTTAGCTAAAACTTTAAAAAATTCTACAGTTGATTTTTATGCTGGTTTTAGAACTAAAAGTACGATTGTGGATAATGTGGAAAAATATGTTAATAAGTTAGAGTTATCCACAGAAGATGGAAGTATTGGACATAAAGGATATGTAACAGATAATTTTAAACCAGAAGAATACGACTATGTTTTGTGCTGCGGACCTGAAATAATGATGTACAAAGTTGTTAGAATGTGTGAAGAAAAAAATGTTCCGGTGTACATTTCTATGGAAAAAAAGATGGCATGTGGAATAGGAGCATGTCTTGTTTGTACTTGTAAAACTAAAAGTGGAAGAAAAAGAACCTGTAAAGAGGGCCCAGTATTTTTAGGAAGTGAGTTGATATTAAATGAGTAA
- a CDS encoding arginase has translation MNNILLSIDWDYFIPIKREWCGSYLENSKNVQALWYKRYFKYNSVGRNIVNEVKVGKIINGFWEKINKAFYVKKDAKIYVTDSHKWSYKIAKENNCKYVINVDAHSDLGYEGIQSLLFEVNCSNWLGKLLGDGLIKGASIIYSPYTYENKDIFREINDKFSLRYHGFSDIKDNVNIYAIHVCRSGMWTPPWLDNSFYNFVKKSGRKIVKKYCSLRQWAPKDIRLSDRLDYLYYS, from the coding sequence ATGAATAATATACTTCTAAGTATTGACTGGGATTATTTTATTCCCATAAAGAGGGAGTGGTGTGGTTCGTATTTAGAGAACAGCAAAAACGTACAAGCTCTATGGTATAAGAGATACTTTAAATACAATAGTGTTGGCAGAAATATAGTTAATGAAGTTAAAGTGGGTAAAATAATAAATGGTTTTTGGGAAAAGATAAATAAAGCTTTTTATGTGAAAAAAGATGCAAAAATATATGTGACTGATTCGCATAAATGGTCATATAAAATAGCTAAAGAAAATAACTGTAAGTATGTAATTAATGTAGATGCTCACTCAGATCTTGGCTACGAGGGGATTCAATCGCTATTATTTGAGGTTAATTGTTCTAATTGGCTTGGAAAACTTCTAGGTGATGGTTTAATTAAAGGAGCATCGATAATATATAGTCCGTATACTTATGAAAATAAGGATATATTTAGGGAAATAAATGATAAGTTTTCTCTTAGATATCATGGTTTTTCTGATATAAAAGATAATGTTAATATTTATGCAATACATGTATGCAGATCAGGTATGTGGACACCACCTTGGCTTGATAATAGTTTTTATAATTTTGTAAAGAAATCAGGAAGAAAAATAGTAAAAAAGTATTGTTCTTTAAGGCAGTGGGCGCCTAAGGATATAAGATTATCTGACAGGTTAGATTATTTATATTATTCTTAG
- a CDS encoding dihydroorotate dehydrogenase, producing MSNINVNMCGINFKNPVIAASGTFGFGEEYNEYFDVSKLGGICSKGLTFNPKEGNAGERVFEVTGGMMNSVGLQNPGVKEFIKNELPKMNNFDTVAIVNLGGSCEEDYINGMKLLENTNAEMIELNISCPNVKHGGMAFGIKSEVAYKVVSEVRSVTSKPLMVKLSPNAEDIVDMAVKCEKAGADAISLVNTFKGMAIDIKKKKPVFNNISAGVSGRAIKPIALRMVYEVCKNVTVPVVGMGGIYTAEDAIEFIMAGATAIQVGTANFIKPDVCLDIIEGIEKFLQQEGIEHIKNIRGIL from the coding sequence ATGAGTAATATTAATGTTAATATGTGCGGAATAAATTTTAAAAATCCTGTTATTGCTGCTTCTGGTACTTTTGGATTTGGGGAAGAATATAATGAATATTTTGATGTTTCAAAGCTTGGCGGTATATGTTCAAAAGGTCTCACTTTTAATCCTAAAGAAGGTAATGCAGGGGAAAGAGTTTTTGAAGTTACAGGTGGCATGATGAACAGTGTTGGACTTCAAAATCCAGGAGTTAAAGAATTTATAAAAAATGAGCTTCCTAAAATGAATAATTTTGATACAGTGGCTATTGTTAATTTGGGCGGAAGCTGTGAGGAAGACTACATAAATGGGATGAAACTTTTAGAGAATACAAATGCCGAAATGATAGAGCTTAACATATCTTGTCCTAATGTAAAACATGGAGGTATGGCTTTTGGTATAAAATCTGAAGTTGCATATAAAGTTGTTTCAGAGGTAAGAAGTGTTACATCAAAACCTCTTATGGTAAAATTATCACCTAATGCTGAAGATATTGTTGATATGGCTGTGAAATGTGAAAAAGCAGGTGCAGATGCTATATCTCTTGTAAATACTTTTAAAGGTATGGCCATAGATATAAAAAAGAAAAAGCCTGTGTTCAATAATATTAGTGCAGGAGTCTCAGGAAGAGCTATAAAACCAATAGCGTTAAGAATGGTGTATGAGGTGTGTAAAAATGTTACTGTGCCAGTTGTTGGTATGGGGGGGATATACACGGCAGAGGATGCTATAGAATTTATAATGGCAGGAGCAACAGCCATTCAGGTTGGTACAGCAAACTTTATAAAACCTGATGTTTGTCTTGATATAATAGAAGGAATAGAAAAATTTTTGCAGCAAGAAGGAATAGAACATATTAAAAATATACGTGGAATATTATAG
- the pyrB gene encoding aspartate carbamoyltransferase, with product MLKGRSLIDPMDFTVEELEEIFKLADDIIANPKEYMHAAEGKILATLFYEPSTRTRFSFETAMLRLGGQVVGFSEPNSSSVSKGETIADTIRIVSCYADIAAMRHPKEGAPKVASMYSTIPVINAGDGGHQHPTQTLTDLLTMRRTKKRLSNLTIGMCGDLKFGRTVHSLIKAMFRYDNNKIILISPDELKVPEYIKKEILDKNNVEYKEAKRIEDVIDELDVLYMTRVQKERFFNEEDYIRLKDSYILNENKLKSAKDDMIILHPLPRVNEISYEVDNDKRAYYFKQAKNGMYVRMALMAKLMGVL from the coding sequence ATGTTAAAAGGTAGAAGTTTAATTGATCCAATGGATTTTACTGTGGAGGAACTGGAAGAAATATTTAAGCTTGCAGATGATATAATAGCAAATCCAAAGGAATATATGCATGCAGCAGAAGGAAAGATACTTGCCACTCTATTTTATGAACCTAGTACAAGAACAAGGTTTAGTTTTGAAACAGCAATGTTAAGGCTTGGAGGTCAAGTTGTTGGTTTCTCAGAACCAAATTCGAGTTCTGTGTCAAAAGGTGAAACTATTGCAGATACAATAAGAATAGTTTCTTGTTATGCAGACATTGCAGCAATGAGACACCCAAAGGAGGGTGCGCCAAAGGTTGCTTCAATGTATTCAACAATTCCAGTAATAAATGCAGGTGATGGTGGACATCAACATCCAACTCAAACCTTAACAGATCTTTTAACTATGAGAAGAACAAAGAAAAGACTTTCAAATTTAACAATAGGTATGTGTGGAGATTTGAAATTTGGAAGAACAGTCCATTCTCTTATAAAAGCAATGTTTAGATATGATAACAATAAAATAATTTTGATTTCTCCGGATGAGCTTAAAGTTCCTGAATACATAAAAAAGGAAATACTTGATAAAAATAATGTGGAATATAAAGAAGCTAAAAGAATTGAAGATGTAATAGATGAGTTAGATGTACTTTATATGACTAGAGTACAAAAAGAAAGATTTTTCAATGAAGAAGATTATATAAGACTTAAAGATAGCTATATACTAAATGAAAATAAATTGAAAAGTGCAAAGGATGATATGATAATACTTCATCCGCTCCCTAGAGTTAATGAGATTTCATACGAAGTGGATAATGATAAGAGAGCATATTATTTCAAACAAGCTAAAAATGGAATGTATGTTAGAATGGCTCTTATGGCAAAGTTAATGGGGGTGTTATAA
- a CDS encoding DUF975 family protein: protein MEQRKNFKSSGEFKQMARQQLKGKWGKAALVVFIYSAILFVFNLIPFFGAIGRFVIGGALLLGLTAYFLKLAREEELKIDNLFSGFENFGSSFLVHLLMGIFTALWSLIAIIPAIILFLVMFGSEFSLYSSHSNTGIKVLVFFIILGVLLIPTIVAVYRYSMAYYLLSDHPNIGAYEAIVESKKMMDGNKLKLFYLQLTFLALNILCALPLMAVEYYARINNVTGITSEGVILLWKVIAYIIIMIASLFITPYMHTATANFYIELKNDKQE from the coding sequence ATGGAACAAAGGAAGAATTTTAAAAGCAGCGGAGAGTTTAAGCAAATGGCTAGACAGCAGCTTAAAGGAAAATGGGGAAAAGCGGCATTAGTTGTATTTATATATTCAGCTATACTTTTTGTATTTAATTTAATACCGTTTTTTGGAGCTATAGGACGATTTGTAATAGGAGGGGCATTGCTACTTGGTCTTACCGCATATTTTTTAAAGCTCGCCAGAGAAGAAGAATTGAAAATTGACAATTTATTTAGTGGATTTGAAAATTTTGGCTCTTCATTTTTAGTTCATTTATTGATGGGGATATTTACTGCTTTATGGAGTTTGATAGCTATAATACCAGCTATTATTTTGTTTTTGGTAATGTTTGGCTCTGAGTTTAGCTTATATTCTAGTCATTCAAATACTGGAATTAAAGTTTTAGTATTTTTTATTATTCTTGGTGTTCTTTTAATACCTACAATAGTAGCAGTATATAGATATTCTATGGCTTACTATTTGTTAAGTGATCACCCTAATATTGGTGCTTATGAGGCTATAGTTGAGAGTAAAAAGATGATGGATGGCAATAAATTGAAGTTATTTTACTTGCAGTTAACTTTTCTTGCATTAAATATATTATGTGCTTTACCACTTATGGCAGTTGAGTACTATGCTAGAATAAACAATGTAACAGGTATTACTTCTGAGGGAGTTATACTTTTGTGGAAAGTTATAGCATATATAATAATAATGATTGCTTCTTTATTTATTACACCATATATGCATACAGCTACAGCTAATTTTTATATAGAGTTGAAAAATGATAAGCAAGAATAA
- the lepB gene encoding signal peptidase I, translating into MGKEKQESKTLGQNIKEYAILLVIALAIAMIFRTFVFARANVDGPSMMPTFKDKDVIFVEKLSLYTHSIKRGEIVTFYSGDAENNIYIKRVIGLAGDVIEIKDGKVYVNGTAIKEDYLAANTYTQGGDFLAENTKYKVPAGDIFVLGDNRPVSKDSRYIGPVSLKSLYGHVIFRAYPFSSMKKF; encoded by the coding sequence ATGGGAAAAGAAAAGCAGGAGAGTAAAACCTTGGGGCAAAATATAAAGGAGTATGCAATACTGTTAGTTATAGCATTAGCTATTGCTATGATTTTTAGGACGTTTGTATTTGCTAGGGCAAATGTTGACGGACCTTCAATGATGCCTACTTTTAAGGATAAGGATGTTATATTTGTAGAAAAATTAAGCTTATATACTCATTCTATAAAAAGAGGAGAAATAGTTACATTTTATTCTGGTGATGCTGAAAATAATATTTATATAAAAAGAGTTATAGGTTTAGCAGGAGATGTAATTGAAATAAAGGATGGAAAAGTATATGTAAATGGAACAGCAATAAAGGAAGACTACCTTGCAGCTAATACTTATACTCAAGGCGGGGATTTTTTAGCTGAAAATACAAAGTATAAAGTACCAGCAGGTGACATTTTTGTTCTTGGAGATAATAGGCCGGTCAGTAAAGATAGTAGATACATAGGGCCAGTATCACTTAAGTCCTTATATGGTCATGTAATATTTAGAGCATATCCTTTTAGTAGTATGAAAAAGTTCTAG
- the carA gene encoding glutamine-hydrolyzing carbamoyl-phosphate synthase small subunit, translated as MKGVIYLEDGTVFYGTGFGKEGSEIGEIVFNTSMTGYQEILTDPSYAGQIVNMTYPLIGNYGVNDFVNQSKCVYAKGFVVKNIDKNPSNYTSKIDIDKMLKNMGVVGVFGVDTRSITKKIRSYGTMKCIIANGNFEVEELKNMMEASLIVDDYVKTVSTKEIVHIAGSGHKVAIMDFGMKNDIIENLKARNCDITIFPYDTDYKKVLNINPDGIFLSNGPGDPKSIPEAIENVKNLIGKRPMFGICLGHQIIALAVGGNTYKLKYGHRGGNHGIYDIERDKAYITAQNHGYAVEEESVLKKDMLITHKNLNDGTVEGMKHKKLPLFSVQFHPEGAPGPTDTTYLFDKFIKLMDEEANVSVKSEKHLENVF; from the coding sequence ATGAAAGGCGTAATATATTTAGAAGATGGAACAGTTTTTTATGGAACAGGATTTGGAAAAGAGGGAAGTGAAATTGGAGAAATTGTATTTAACACTTCAATGACTGGATATCAAGAAATATTAACAGATCCTTCTTATGCAGGACAAATAGTAAATATGACATATCCTTTAATAGGAAACTATGGAGTGAATGATTTTGTAAATCAATCAAAATGTGTGTATGCAAAAGGATTTGTTGTTAAAAATATAGATAAGAATCCATCAAATTATACAAGTAAAATAGATATAGATAAGATGCTGAAAAATATGGGAGTAGTTGGGGTTTTTGGAGTAGATACAAGAAGTATAACAAAAAAGATAAGAAGTTATGGTACCATGAAATGTATAATAGCAAATGGGAATTTTGAAGTTGAAGAATTAAAAAATATGATGGAAGCGTCTTTAATAGTAGATGATTATGTTAAAACAGTTAGTACAAAAGAAATAGTTCATATTGCTGGAAGTGGTCATAAGGTAGCGATAATGGATTTTGGGATGAAAAATGACATTATTGAAAACTTAAAGGCAAGAAACTGTGATATAACTATATTCCCATATGATACTGATTATAAAAAAGTTTTAAATATAAATCCAGATGGAATATTTTTAAGCAACGGCCCAGGAGATCCTAAATCTATACCAGAAGCTATTGAAAATGTTAAAAACCTTATAGGTAAGCGTCCTATGTTCGGAATATGTTTAGGACATCAAATAATAGCACTTGCAGTGGGTGGAAACACTTATAAATTAAAATATGGTCATAGAGGTGGAAATCACGGAATATATGATATAGAAAGAGATAAAGCTTATATAACAGCACAAAATCATGGATATGCAGTAGAGGAAGAAAGTGTACTTAAAAAAGATATGCTAATAACACATAAAAACTTAAATGATGGTACTGTAGAGGGAATGAAACATAAAAAGTTACCGCTATTCTCAGTGCAATTTCATCCAGAAGGCGCACCAGGTCCAACAGATACAACATATTTATTTGATAAATTTATTAAGCTTATGGATGAAGAAGCAAATGTTAGTGTTAAGAGTGAAAAACATTTAGAGAATGTGTTTTAA
- the pyrF gene encoding orotidine-5'-phosphate decarboxylase → MIIDRLFDSVNKNGHVCLGLDTDFTYLPEEFSKKFVNIEDAIFGFNKKIIDSTFDVVSCYKVQIAYYEAYGLKGLLAYKRTLEYLREKKAVIIADIKRGDIAKTAEMYAKAHFEGDFESDFVTLNPYMGLDGIEPYMPYLEKKEKGVFILLRTSNKGAYDIQYIKTERGSTVYDEVGEKIYDLGKKVIGNSGYSSIGAVVGCTHVEEGIEIRNKFKNMFFLIPGYGAQGGTAKEVSLYLREGNGGVVNSSRGILLAYKKIENGAKIFDQCAREAAIDMRDAIRKSLEA, encoded by the coding sequence ATGATTATAGATAGATTATTTGATAGTGTAAACAAGAATGGTCATGTTTGTCTTGGACTAGATACAGATTTTACATACCTGCCAGAGGAATTTAGTAAGAAATTTGTGAATATAGAAGATGCTATATTTGGTTTTAATAAGAAGATAATAGATTCAACATTTGATGTGGTTTCATGTTATAAGGTGCAAATAGCGTATTATGAAGCTTATGGATTAAAGGGACTTTTAGCCTACAAAAGAACTCTCGAATATTTGAGAGAAAAAAAGGCTGTTATAATTGCAGATATAAAAAGAGGCGATATAGCAAAAACGGCAGAAATGTATGCAAAAGCACATTTTGAAGGCGATTTTGAATCAGATTTTGTTACTTTAAATCCTTATATGGGGTTAGATGGAATAGAGCCATATATGCCATACCTTGAAAAAAAGGAGAAGGGCGTTTTTATTCTTCTTAGAACTTCTAATAAAGGTGCATATGATATTCAGTATATTAAAACAGAAAGAGGCAGTACTGTATATGATGAGGTAGGAGAAAAAATATATGATTTAGGTAAGAAGGTAATAGGAAATAGTGGATATTCATCAATAGGAGCAGTTGTAGGATGTACTCATGTTGAAGAAGGAATTGAAATAAGAAATAAATTTAAAAATATGTTTTTCTTAATACCAGGTTATGGAGCTCAGGGTGGTACAGCAAAAGAAGTAAGCCTTTATTTAAGAGAAGGAAATGGTGGAGTTGTAAATTCTTCAAGAGGTATACTACTTGCATATAAGAAAATAGAGAATGGAGCAAAAATATTTGATCAATGTGCTAGAGAAGCTGCAATAGACATGAGAGATGCTATAAGAAAAAGTTTGGAAGCTTAA
- a CDS encoding GNAT family N-acetyltransferase, which translates to MIEIIEVEDKGVANKLKNKYIEGLETPIDGFWQNVEVANSKCYEILYDGIAGGHFCVNSRKMLVQFYVSKEYYVRGEEIFKYIIKSEIVEKAAVSTKEPKFMALCLDYQKNIAVDSYIFTDNEKVRYELNSFSKLSFRLAQKQDIDEIKSKCAPAFEGYYDDLIDNNQLFVLYDNDNLLGIGEFRIIKTHGEKYGDIGMHVVEKYREKGMGTYIIVKLKEHCYIKNLIPMACCDVKNSASKKTLEKSGFIADHRIIVCEF; encoded by the coding sequence ATGATTGAAATTATAGAAGTTGAAGATAAGGGAGTAGCAAATAAACTAAAAAATAAATATATTGAGGGTTTAGAAACTCCAATAGATGGTTTTTGGCAGAATGTCGAAGTAGCCAATTCAAAATGTTATGAAATTTTGTACGATGGTATAGCTGGAGGACACTTTTGTGTAAATTCACGTAAAATGTTAGTACAGTTTTATGTTTCTAAAGAATATTACGTGAGGGGAGAAGAGATTTTTAAATATATTATTAAGAGTGAGATAGTTGAAAAAGCGGCAGTTTCTACAAAAGAACCGAAATTTATGGCATTATGTCTTGACTATCAGAAAAATATAGCTGTAGATTCGTATATTTTTACAGATAATGAAAAAGTACGATATGAATTAAATAGTTTTTCAAAGTTATCTTTTAGGCTAGCTCAAAAGCAAGATATAGATGAAATTAAAAGTAAATGTGCTCCAGCTTTTGAAGGATATTATGATGATTTAATAGATAATAATCAGTTATTTGTATTGTATGATAATGACAACTTGCTTGGGATTGGAGAATTTAGAATAATTAAAACACATGGAGAAAAATATGGCGATATAGGTATGCATGTGGTTGAAAAATATCGTGAAAAGGGAATGGGGACTTATATTATTGTTAAGTTAAAAGAGCATTGTTATATTAAAAATTTAATTCCAATGGCTTGTTGTGATGTGAAAAATAGTGCATCTAAAAAGACCTTAGAAAAATCAGGATTTATAGCTGATCATAGAATTATAGTTTGCGAATTCTAA
- a CDS encoding DUF975 family protein: protein MEFKSSKEFRKISRQQLKGNWVKMILIIIIFTLICLSYAIPYVGYPIQIIISGALVLGFKSCFLKVSREEKIKINDLFSGFKNFIPSLVLQVLIIIFTFLWSLIAIVPAVSAFFIGVYYLVEGNVEILKGTDPFKIIIILCVFYIAIILLLIPAMIAMYRYSMSYYILADSPNIGGYEALRESKRMMEGNKWRLFCLHISFIGWWILSFTPSLIGGIVIAMLKDTSNFAVMMLIGVILLVATIAVGILVLVYGEAANASFYNTLKSIQN from the coding sequence ATGGAATTTAAAAGCAGTAAGGAATTTAGAAAGATATCTAGGCAACAACTTAAAGGAAATTGGGTTAAAATGATCTTAATTATAATTATATTTACTCTAATATGCCTTTCATATGCAATACCTTATGTTGGTTACCCTATACAAATAATAATTAGTGGAGCTTTAGTACTAGGTTTTAAATCTTGTTTTCTTAAAGTTTCAAGAGAAGAAAAAATAAAAATAAATGATCTTTTTAGTGGGTTCAAAAATTTTATTCCATCATTAGTTCTTCAAGTGCTTATAATAATATTTACATTCTTATGGTCGCTTATAGCAATAGTACCCGCTGTAAGTGCATTTTTTATAGGTGTATATTATTTAGTAGAAGGAAATGTAGAAATCTTAAAGGGGACAGATCCTTTTAAAATAATAATAATTCTTTGTGTATTCTATATTGCAATTATTCTACTTTTAATACCAGCTATGATAGCGATGTATAGATATTCTATGAGTTATTATATATTAGCTGACAGTCCTAATATTGGTGGATATGAAGCATTAAGAGAAAGTAAAAGGATGATGGAAGGCAATAAGTGGAGGTTGTTTTGTCTTCATATTTCCTTTATCGGATGGTGGATTTTGAGTTTTACTCCAAGCCTTATTGGAGGGATAGTTATAGCTATGCTTAAAGACACATCTAATTTTGCAGTAATGATGTTGATTGGAGTAATACTGCTTGTAGCAACAATTGCAGTTGGTATATTGGTTTTGGTTTATGGTGAAGCAGCAAATGCTAGCTTTTATAACACTTTAAAATCAATACAGAATTAA
- a CDS encoding DUF975 family protein, protein MEQKRITKNSSEFRKMAREQLKGNWGAAALLIFVFGIVSCVFMIPYVGPTIIRLIIGGALTLGFKSCFVKVARGEKFQIEDLFSGFKNFGSSLLLQLLIGIFTFLWALIGIIPFIIIIVMIGNNTVYDYNYGASVVGKMLLAYLLLIVLLIPAIIAAYRYSMAYYILNDHPEMGSYEAIVESKKMMKGNKLRLFILQLSFIGWNLLSSVPVIMSCTWIVIAALSRQDGQIIAGIIFIIISYILLGISHLFIRPYMETAAANFYLELTGVEEEKNLI, encoded by the coding sequence ATGGAACAAAAGCGAATCACTAAAAACAGCAGCGAATTTAGGAAAATGGCCAGAGAGCAGCTTAAAGGTAATTGGGGAGCTGCAGCACTACTTATTTTTGTATTTGGAATTGTATCATGTGTATTTATGATACCTTATGTTGGACCTACAATAATACGTCTTATAATAGGTGGAGCATTAACATTAGGGTTTAAGTCATGTTTTGTAAAAGTTGCACGAGGAGAGAAATTTCAAATTGAAGATCTCTTTAGTGGATTTAAAAATTTTGGATCTTCACTATTACTTCAATTACTGATTGGAATATTTACTTTTTTATGGGCGCTTATAGGAATAATACCATTTATAATTATTATAGTTATGATAGGCAATAATACTGTTTATGATTATAATTATGGTGCAAGTGTTGTAGGAAAAATGTTACTAGCCTATCTTTTATTAATTGTTTTATTAATACCAGCGATAATAGCAGCATACAGATATTCCATGGCATATTATATATTAAATGATCACCCAGAAATGGGATCTTACGAGGCTATAGTAGAGAGTAAAAAAATGATGAAGGGAAATAAACTTAGATTATTTATACTTCAATTAAGCTTTATAGGCTGGAATTTATTAAGTTCAGTTCCTGTTATTATGAGCTGTACATGGATAGTTATAGCTGCTCTTTCAAGACAAGATGGACAAATTATAGCAGGTATAATATTTATAATAATATCTTATATACTATTAGGAATAAGCCATTTATTTATTAGACCATATATGGAGACAGCAGCAGCTAATTTTTATTTAGAGCTAACAGGCGTAGAAGAAGAAAAAAATTTAATTTAA